One genomic segment of Pantoea sp. Aalb includes these proteins:
- the rplK gene encoding 50S ribosomal protein L11 produces MAKKVQAYVKLQVAAGMANPSPPVGPALGQQGVNIMEFCKAFNIKTESIEKGLPIPVVVTIYSDRSFTFITKTPPATILLKKAIGIKIGSGKPNQDKVGQITRAAIREIAEIKSLDMTGANIEAMMRSIEGTARSMGIIVEEE; encoded by the coding sequence ATGGCTAAAAAAGTACAAGCCTACGTTAAGTTGCAGGTTGCAGCGGGTATGGCTAATCCAAGTCCACCAGTTGGTCCAGCACTGGGTCAACAAGGTGTCAATATTATGGAATTTTGTAAAGCATTTAATATAAAAACTGAATCTATAGAAAAAGGTCTTCCAATTCCTGTAGTTGTCACTATATATAGCGACCGTTCTTTTACTTTTATTACTAAAACTCCTCCAGCTACTATACTCCTAAAAAAAGCCATAGGCATTAAAATTGGTTCTGGAAAACCAAATCAAGATAAAGTCGGTCAAATTACTCGCGCTGCTATTCGTGAAATAGCAGAGATAAAATCTTTAGATATGACAGGTGCCAATATAGAAGCAATGATGCGTTCCATAGAAGGGACTGCTCGTTCCATGGGAATTATAGTGGAGGAAGAATAA